The following nucleotide sequence is from Paenibacillus odorifer.
AATATGAACACAATGGCTAGCAAGCTAAAATCTGCTATAGAGGAAGAACGAGCCGCTGCAAAAGCCAAAAATGACCTAATCACAGGTGTGTCCCATGACCTCCGAACCCCACTAACCTCTGTTCTCGGATTCCTTGAATATGTGGAGAGGGATCGTTATAAAAACGAGGTTGAGCTGCGTTATTATGTGAATATTGCCTATGAGAAATCTCTGACTCTTAAAAAGCTAATCGACGATTTATTTGAATACACACGCGTCAGCAGCAGCGGATTACCGCTAAATATTGAGCCTGTAGATCTCGGCAAGCTGCTCGAACAGCTGATTGAGGAATTTGCACCCGTACTGGAACAAGCAGATATGATCTACCGCATTCATACGGATACAGCTCCTCTGATCATCAACGGAGATGCGGACGAGCTGGTGCGATTGTATGAGAACCTATTTACCAATGCCGTAAGATACGGAAAGGAAGGAAAAATTCTAGACATTTCTGTTGTTAGAAAAGACGGTAGAATAGTTGCTGTATGTACGAATTATGGTACTCCTATCCCTGCATCCGACCTCCCCCACTTATTTAAACGCTTTTATCGTGTCGATAAATCCCGCTCCCGAGAGACAGGCGGAAGTGGCTTAGGGCTCGCCATAGCCAAGAGTATTGCAGAGCTTCACGGCGGAACCATTACAGCCAAAAGCACACGCAAACAAACTGAATTTGAAACCTCTTTCCCTGTGAGCGAATAATGCTTGCAGGGATTTTTTGTACAATCTCATCCATTAAGAAAATGATAAGATTTCATAACATAAAGCCTTAAGATCTCTGACTTATAGTGATTTCATACCAAATCTGCTATAAGTGAGGAATTCCTCTAATATTATTATCCATCTTATTTAACTATGCTAGGGGCCATTTCATTCATACCGCGACAGCTAAGCATCGCCGACCGCTACTGATCTTTAGCTTAAGCACGCCGAGAACACCGTTACTATGACTGTGGGCAGTGTCAAAGCACTCGTGAACGGGAAAGCTCTCACCATTGATGCTGCGCCGCTACTCCCAGGAGGAAAAGTTTTAGTCCCGGTACACTTAAGAATCAGCCATAAAATTTTCAAAAAAAGCACAAAAGCACCCGGCATTTATCATGCTGGGTGCTTTTGCATAAAATCTTAAATCACACTAATCTCAATCACTCCGTCTTACCCCTACGTCTAAATACTCGGTTCAAAACAAAGCCTATCGTTATCAACCCAATTCCCGACAGATACAGTGGCATTGGACTATTCTCACCTGTCTTCGGCAGCTGAGGAGCAACCGAAATGCTATTGTTCACCGTACCCTTTGGTACTTCTTCATCGGCGATATCAACTTCTCCTAAAGGAATTTCATCTTCGGTTATCTCTTGCTCAGGAATTCCCTCATCGGTTGATGTCGCGGATCCTAGATCGGCGGCAATTCCAGGACCAGCAGGAACAGCTGGATCATTAATAATTACCCCTGGTACGGGCGAACTTGTAGACGTGGGTACCACCGAACCTCCAGATGTGCTGCTTGTAGGGATTGGTGTAGGTGCAGCAGTCGCTTCTGGTGATGGAGAAACCGTCGGTTCTGGCGTTGTTGATGGTGCAGGTGTTACGGTTGGCTCTGGTGTTGTTGTTGGAGCATCGGTTGGCTCTGGTGTTGTTGTTGGAGCATCGGTTGGTTCTGGTGTTGCCGTAGGCGTTGGCTCCACTGCTTTTTGATTCGTAATCACCAGTTGAATCGCTGACGAGGAACGAATCTCCACTGGATGCTCGGATGTATCGAGCACGTAACCATTTGGAGCTGCTGTCTCCACCAATACATAGCTACCCAGCCATATTTTATTGAATGTAGCTGTACCCTCTGCATCTGTAGTTAGACTGTTAATCAATACACGTTCCGCTCCATTTAGTCGATACAATGCAAAAGTCGCATCACCAAGCGCTTTTAAGTTATCTGCAGCATCTAGCTTCTTAATATTGAGGGTGCCTCTAACCCCGCTGCCTGTGCCAGAACCGCTGGAGACCCCGACAATAATTTCTTTGGAGGTCTCTTTACTTATTTCGCTGCCGTTAAAACCACTGAAATGTACAGTATTTATTACTTTGTCTCCAGTGTTAGCCACAATCAGGGATTGATATTCGAGAATGTAAGCCCTGCTGATTTCCTTGGCAAAGCTTAACTCAAAGGATTGTTTTCCATCGGCATCCGTTGTAATAACTACGCTATAATCAATACCCTGAATCAATTCAGGGCCGCTTTTCGTGATATCTCCGTTCACAGCTACAGCCGTAGGATATAGATGGAATGAATTCTGCAGCAAAATTTGATTAGCACTAGGAGTATCTTTGATTAAAGCATCCTTTACAGTAGACTGCCCCCGGTTAATTTGCAGGCTCCAGTCGATTTTATCCCCGTTTTGTGTACCGTCCTTCAGCACATAATCCTCTCCAAAAGGAATTTTTACGGAGGCGGTCAAATCTTTGGAAACCATTTTTGTTCCATCATAGAGAGTAGCTTTATTATCAATAGTAGTGCCTATTATTTGCCCTTCAAGACTTGTGTTAAATTCAATGTAGAAAGCGGAGTTAATCTTTTCTGTAAAAATAACCTTTAATTCATTATCGCTATTTACGCTGTGGGTATATTTATTAGGATTCACTTCTGTACCCATGGTAGGGTCACCATTCTTTGCAATATTCATAGTGTAAACTTTAAGTGAACCAGGAACCAAGGTCTGGCCTGATTTTAAAATATCTGCAAGCGCCGGAGCTTCGAGGGTTTTGCCGTTATAATTGGCGCCTATCGTCCAAGTAATTTCTTTAGTTGAAGCATCGTAGGCTCCCCCTTTAAATCCATTGTTTTTCGCTTCAGGTCTAGGAATGAATAACCCTTCTGCTTCTATCGTGCGTAAGGCTTCAGTAGAGTCCATCCAGTCTAAGCGAACTTTGTTGTTGAAATTTTCAGTTTTAGCCCAAATCCAATCCTTGTTAAATTCTGTAGAATAGCTAATCGTGTAAAGTCCAGATATTGGTGAATTAAACACTACCTTGAAGCCTTTATTAGGCTCGACAGGTAAGTTGTATACTAGATTATAGTTATTCGGATTTAAAACATTTCCATTCAGATTTCTAATCACCAGTGATTCCGGAATAAACTTTAGGCCGCCAAATGGGAAGGATTCGGTAACTGCAACATGGCTCATCGGGTAATTGTCACTATTCAATGTGACCTTCCAGCCCAATGTTTTATTCTGATAATCTACGGTTGATAAAGTCTTATAAAGAATGGAAGACCGGATTAATCGGGTAGCCTGATTACTATACGTACTATCGGAGACTGTATTAGTTATGGTGACATCCTCAAACACGCGCTTTATCGCTTTTGTCTTATATTCGATTCGATAT
It contains:
- a CDS encoding LPXTG cell wall anchor domain-containing protein; this translates as MFKKKISVMVIILMLVAQYAYGIGFAPQVKAAAIDDERNIITSVSMAVYGPDGITVTNSVYEQDANVTLDYNWSLPKNHNYKQGDTFTFQLPEQFQLFNDFNGPLVSEDGDVGSFEVRQNSHEVIMTFNDYIEMHDDVQGTLRLNTKFDKQKISGSTIQNILFPVSGGVQTVTVNFKPSVGSTIEKRGIPEGFNANQILWTVDVNKSLEAVGNAIVTDPIPSGLSLNTPVTVSVYQLSIQLDGSVTEGALLDTSKYSAELSGGSLIVRFTEPVIKEAYRIVYSTGITNDHQLSFTNTATFSGDGQEPASSSATVSVERGGSLKKYSTSYDGGKQIISWAIEYNYSEKNIPQGNAVLTDLFDDSQELVADSLKVYAVQLDSSGGATLGNVLTKDVDYTVVSTSDVHKAGFVLQFVHDVTSPYRIEYKTKAIKRVFEDVTITNTVSDSTYSNQATRLIRSSILYKTLSTVDYQNKTLGWKVTLNSDNYPMSHVAVTESFPFGGLKFIPESLVIRNLNGNVLNPNNYNLVYNLPVEPNKGFKVVFNSPISGLYTISYSTEFNKDWIWAKTENFNNKVRLDWMDSTEALRTIEAEGLFIPRPEAKNNGFKGGAYDASTKEITWTIGANYNGKTLEAPALADILKSGQTLVPGSLKVYTMNIAKNGDPTMGTEVNPNKYTHSVNSDNELKVIFTEKINSAFYIEFNTSLEGQIIGTTIDNKATLYDGTKMVSKDLTASVKIPFGEDYVLKDGTQNGDKIDWSLQINRGQSTVKDALIKDTPSANQILLQNSFHLYPTAVAVNGDITKSGPELIQGIDYSVVITTDADGKQSFELSFAKEISRAYILEYQSLIVANTGDKVINTVHFSGFNGSEISKETSKEIIVGVSSGSGTGSGVRGTLNIKKLDAADNLKALGDATFALYRLNGAERVLINSLTTDAEGTATFNKIWLGSYVLVETAAPNGYVLDTSEHPVEIRSSSAIQLVITNQKAVEPTPTATPEPTDAPTTTPEPTDAPTTTPEPTVTPAPSTTPEPTVSPSPEATAAPTPIPTSSTSGGSVVPTSTSSPVPGVIINDPAVPAGPGIAADLGSATSTDEGIPEQEITEDEIPLGEVDIADEEVPKGTVNNSISVAPQLPKTGENSPMPLYLSGIGLITIGFVLNRVFRRRGKTE
- a CDS encoding sensor histidine kinase, whose product is MNFKRFDTLSWKIVGFSLTSLALTALILMGSYYGTSLLLWLNPSRSFWGVRLILWVINTIGSTPVVILIGIPLFIFFILKLSRNTTKNLHNITSGVQAIADGNLSFKVPVSGTDELGKLAENMNTMASKLKSAIEEERAAAKAKNDLITGVSHDLRTPLTSVLGFLEYVERDRYKNEVELRYYVNIAYEKSLTLKKLIDDLFEYTRVSSSGLPLNIEPVDLGKLLEQLIEEFAPVLEQADMIYRIHTDTAPLIINGDADELVRLYENLFTNAVRYGKEGKILDISVVRKDGRIVAVCTNYGTPIPASDLPHLFKRFYRVDKSRSRETGGSGLGLAIAKSIAELHGGTITAKSTRKQTEFETSFPVSE